The following coding sequences lie in one Mucilaginibacter sp. KACC 22773 genomic window:
- a CDS encoding glycan-binding surface protein, with translation MKKKSYLSLCFLPLLFMIVALSPACKKNADASGAAPVVKSVRLYLASPNDVEISNGDPKTSGAIYSNGGVYVAIVGNNLKNATEIDFDGVPASINAAFISPNNAVVKLPIIDYTKVDTTKLYSLVYKTPGGSTTFWFKLGPLMPTISAISNVFANPGDSVYVYGTNLVLVQQFIYGGTKISSFKSVSDGSSLGFLMPAATPTTQIVITTKSGTAVDTIKATPTITRISNENASPGDSVYVYGTYLKNIQSLSYAGAAINSFKTSADLKSVAFVAPATSQSGPVSVTTKFGTGTTIYKVYTPTYLQNGVIENMEGGWSFNGMNGWWAAGSGGINKASNDPFGWLTHTTDFDGVLGTNNSIFIFLNTGILNSGDGAWYGGSGTRLSSNQWVPVANLNDAPGNWAIKLEISVAKGWNGGALDITTDAGGGYVYRWEPWKTGTAYKTKGWITLTIPLTSFRASDPTLGEGMGASINKITDLLGPTGNTAANIYVHNYDAAKTATGFYGAFDNIRIVKIK, from the coding sequence ATGAAAAAGAAATCATACCTAAGCTTGTGTTTTTTGCCGCTTTTATTCATGATTGTGGCTTTATCACCAGCTTGTAAAAAGAATGCTGACGCCAGCGGCGCTGCCCCTGTTGTCAAAAGCGTAAGACTTTATCTTGCCTCACCTAACGATGTTGAAATCAGTAACGGTGATCCTAAAACCAGCGGTGCCATATATTCAAATGGCGGCGTATATGTGGCGATAGTTGGGAATAATTTAAAAAATGCGACAGAAATTGATTTTGATGGAGTTCCTGCTTCCATTAACGCTGCCTTTATTTCGCCGAATAACGCTGTGGTAAAATTGCCAATCATCGATTATACCAAGGTTGATACTACTAAGCTCTATAGTCTGGTTTATAAAACACCTGGAGGGTCAACAACGTTTTGGTTTAAATTGGGTCCTTTGATGCCAACTATAAGTGCTATATCCAATGTATTTGCCAACCCAGGCGATTCGGTTTATGTGTATGGTACAAATTTAGTTTTGGTTCAACAGTTTATATATGGCGGAACCAAGATTTCATCGTTCAAATCAGTTTCTGACGGAAGCTCTCTGGGTTTTCTTATGCCGGCGGCAACGCCCACTACCCAAATAGTGATAACCACTAAGTCCGGTACAGCCGTGGATACGATTAAGGCCACACCAACGATTACACGTATTTCTAACGAAAATGCCAGCCCTGGCGATTCAGTTTATGTTTACGGTACCTATTTGAAGAATATTCAATCGCTAAGTTATGCCGGTGCTGCGATTAATTCCTTTAAAACATCGGCTGATTTAAAGTCTGTCGCTTTTGTTGCGCCTGCAACATCGCAAAGCGGACCTGTATCTGTTACTACAAAGTTTGGCACGGGTACTACTATTTACAAGGTTTATACGCCAACATACCTACAAAACGGTGTTATCGAGAACATGGAAGGCGGATGGAGTTTTAATGGTATGAATGGCTGGTGGGCAGCGGGTAGCGGTGGTATTAATAAAGCCTCAAATGATCCATTCGGCTGGCTTACCCACACCACCGACTTTGATGGTGTATTGGGTACAAACAATTCCATATTTATCTTTTTGAATACTGGTATTTTGAATAGCGGTGATGGGGCATGGTATGGCGGTTCCGGAACCCGCTTATCAAGTAATCAATGGGTGCCGGTGGCTAACCTTAATGACGCACCAGGCAACTGGGCCATAAAATTAGAAATAAGTGTTGCAAAAGGCTGGAACGGTGGTGCACTTGATATTACAACAGATGCAGGTGGTGGATATGTATACAGATGGGAACCATGGAAGACCGGAACCGCATACAAAACAAAGGGCTGGATTACTTTAACCATTCCGTTAACGTCGTTCCGTGCAAGTGATCCAACACTTGGTGAGGGCATGGGAGCTTCCATAAATAAAATTACCGATTTGCTTGGCCCAACAGGAAATACCGCCGCCAACATATATGTGCATAATTATGACGCAGCGAAAACTGCTACAGGCTTTTATGGCGCATTTGATAATATCCGTATTGTAAAAATTAAATAA
- a CDS encoding glycoside hydrolase family 5 protein — protein MLASFSSLKSANAYNRNASFPRPAIYPSYNTSPKAPDSAGMKSNAVQLAAKIRLGWNIGNTFEAPGGETGWGSPIITEDYIKFVKQQGFNAIRLPCAWNLTHLADKDKARIDTNWLNRVKEVIGYCVENDMYVLLNIHWDEGWLENNCTTVKKESVNAKQKALWEQIATAMRDFDEHLMFASANEPNADNAEKMATLASYHQTFVNAVRSTGGRNSYRVLVVQGPSTDIDKTNDLMTNLPLDQVAARMMVEVHYYSPYQLCLMDGDANWGKMFYYWGAGHHSAIEPNHNATWGEENDVNATFHKMKAKFADKGIPVLLGEYGAYRRNNSKHIPLDLATHNDAVDYWLTYITKQAKANGMLPFFWDTGGALDRQNYSVKDQRTIVALNAGAN, from the coding sequence ATGCTCGCGTCTTTTTCTTCATTAAAAAGCGCGAATGCTTACAATAGGAATGCGAGTTTCCCGCGGCCTGCTATTTATCCTTCTTATAACACCTCGCCAAAGGCCCCCGATTCAGCAGGAATGAAAAGCAATGCCGTTCAGCTCGCCGCTAAAATCAGGTTAGGGTGGAACATCGGCAATACTTTTGAAGCACCCGGCGGTGAAACAGGCTGGGGGAGTCCTATCATTACAGAAGACTATATAAAATTTGTAAAACAGCAGGGGTTTAACGCTATCCGCCTGCCATGCGCCTGGAATTTGACGCATTTAGCTGATAAAGACAAAGCGCGTATAGATACAAATTGGCTTAACAGGGTTAAAGAAGTAATAGGATATTGTGTGGAAAACGATATGTATGTTTTACTCAATATACATTGGGACGAGGGGTGGCTCGAAAACAATTGTACTACTGTTAAAAAAGAGTCTGTTAACGCGAAACAAAAAGCGCTTTGGGAGCAAATTGCAACAGCTATGCGCGATTTTGATGAACACCTGATGTTTGCCAGTGCCAATGAGCCGAATGCAGACAATGCGGAAAAGATGGCGACGCTCGCCAGCTATCATCAAACCTTTGTTAATGCGGTTCGATCCACCGGTGGCAGGAACAGTTACAGGGTGCTGGTAGTTCAGGGCCCTTCAACGGATATCGACAAAACAAACGACTTGATGACTAACCTGCCACTGGACCAGGTGGCAGCGCGGATGATGGTGGAGGTTCATTACTACTCGCCGTATCAACTTTGCCTGATGGACGGCGATGCCAACTGGGGCAAAATGTTCTATTATTGGGGGGCCGGGCACCACTCTGCAATAGAACCCAACCACAATGCCACATGGGGTGAAGAAAATGATGTGAATGCAACTTTCCACAAAATGAAGGCGAAGTTCGCCGACAAAGGGATTCCCGTTTTATTGGGCGAGTATGGTGCCTATAGGCGTAACAACAGCAAACATATCCCTTTAGATTTGGCAACGCATAACGATGCAGTGGATTATTGGCTAACTTATATTACTAAACAAGCTAAAGCTAACGGGATGCTGCCATTTTTCTGGGACACAGGTGGTGCTTTGGACAGGCAAAATTATTCCGTAAAAGATCAACGTACAATTGTAGCGCTTAATGCGGGAGCTAACTAA
- a CDS encoding cellulase family glycosylhydrolase — protein MKILKIETAYKILGVFFAILVVVSCKKSATPAAQLTLSNLTDAIPDGGGTVELKFTTNAAWSIDTTGIRWLHLDKASGSNGDVTIKLTAASNSSGSTRSVLLNLSSSNGQSRRITIMQNSIIYPSYNTSAKAPDVTGMGSTASQLAAKMTMGWNIYNTLDAPGWETGWGNPKVTQQLIDLVKSTGMNSIRIPCTWSNHIINNQTQEIDPLWLARVKEVVQYCINDNMYAILNTHHEGYIDCTVTGAKQDTVNAKHKAIWQQIATAMRDFDEHLIFASANEPNASDVPTTVTLMRYHQSFVDAVRSTGGKNTYRTIVIQSPSTSLDLLTSYLDPANAYKTPTLPTDPTPNKMMVEFHYYSPSQFCILSGDASWGKELYFWGKDFHTTNPLFLDRNCVASTEEAYMDNAFKDVKTKFVDKGIPVVMGEFDVQYHADKLKGYPADSILALRSGWHYYAYLTKQAKAHGVLPFLWASGIFQRPNTSTPQPAYIGDRQALDSLKKGAGF, from the coding sequence ATGAAGATATTGAAAATAGAGACGGCGTATAAAATTCTGGGAGTTTTCTTTGCCATTTTAGTGGTGGTTTCCTGTAAAAAATCGGCAACGCCGGCCGCACAACTAACGCTTTCCAATCTGACAGATGCAATACCCGACGGCGGTGGAACTGTAGAATTGAAATTTACCACTAACGCCGCATGGAGCATTGATACTACCGGTATAAGGTGGCTGCATTTAGACAAAGCATCGGGTAGTAACGGGGATGTGACCATTAAATTAACGGCTGCATCAAATTCATCAGGCAGTACCCGGTCGGTGCTATTAAATCTGAGTTCATCTAATGGTCAAAGCAGGCGAATTACCATAATGCAAAATTCCATAATTTATCCATCATATAACACGTCGGCCAAGGCACCCGATGTAACAGGCATGGGCAGCACCGCTTCGCAGCTCGCCGCAAAGATGACAATGGGATGGAATATTTATAACACTTTGGATGCGCCCGGGTGGGAAACCGGATGGGGAAACCCTAAAGTTACCCAGCAACTGATTGATCTGGTAAAATCAACTGGTATGAATTCCATAAGGATTCCTTGCACCTGGAGTAACCACATAATAAATAACCAAACTCAGGAAATAGACCCACTCTGGCTCGCCCGCGTAAAAGAAGTTGTTCAATATTGCATTAACGACAATATGTATGCGATACTTAATACCCACCACGAAGGTTATATCGACTGCACAGTTACAGGTGCTAAACAGGATACTGTTAATGCCAAGCATAAAGCAATTTGGCAGCAAATAGCCACAGCGATGCGTGATTTTGACGAGCATTTGATATTTGCCAGTGCTAATGAACCCAATGCGAGTGATGTACCCACAACCGTTACCTTAATGCGTTATCACCAATCATTTGTTGATGCAGTGCGCAGTACCGGTGGTAAAAATACTTATCGTACTATAGTTATACAGTCGCCTTCTACGTCACTTGATTTGCTTACTTCTTATCTTGATCCGGCTAATGCGTATAAAACACCGACACTACCTACCGACCCTACCCCTAATAAAATGATGGTAGAGTTTCACTATTATAGCCCGTCGCAATTTTGCATATTAAGTGGCGATGCAAGCTGGGGAAAAGAATTGTATTTCTGGGGAAAAGACTTTCATACAACAAACCCACTCTTCCTTGATCGAAACTGCGTAGCTTCAACAGAAGAAGCTTATATGGATAACGCATTTAAAGACGTTAAAACAAAATTTGTCGATAAGGGTATCCCGGTAGTTATGGGAGAATTTGACGTGCAATATCACGCTGATAAATTAAAAGGATACCCGGCTGATTCGATATTGGCATTAAGATCGGGTTGGCATTACTATGCTTATCTCACAAAGCAAGCCAAAGCACATGGTGTGCTGCCGTTTTTATGGGCCAGCGGTATATTTCAACGGCCAAATACCAGTACACCACAGCCCGCATATATAGGAGACCGGCAGGCATTAGATTCGCTAAAAAAAGGTGCAGGGTTTTAA